Genomic segment of Triticum aestivum cultivar Chinese Spring chromosome 6A, IWGSC CS RefSeq v2.1, whole genome shotgun sequence:
AAAAGAAATTACGACATTGTTTTCACCAGTATAAATTATAGGTTAGAGTAGCACAAACCTGAAAAGCAAAGCGTTGAGGCATTCCACTGATAGAGAGTAGTCCCTTCGTCCGGCATACGTCAGCACTGTGTTCATCAGGAGAATCAATTGTGAGATGTTTGTTCCGATATACACAACCCCATCATGTGCAGGGCCATAAATAAATACCTAGAAATTCATCTCAGCTATCTTGAGAAAATATATAAATGCATGCCAGACAATTTTATGTCTGACCTTTTACTTTTAGAGATCCATCTCCCCTTCGCAAACAAATGCTTACAGAGGAAACACCAGGGTCATGGGTGTGATCATGCTCATGATGGTCTACAAGAAGCAAACAACATTGAGTTCACTTATTATGACAGCATTACCATGACTAAGATATGGCATATTAGGTATACTGCTTTTAAGTGAAACATCAAAACTGTCCCATCTCTCCTTTCCGAACAGCATCCAAGGTTCCAAGCAGATTGGCAAAGTACATTTCTTAATTTAGGATATTGGTTCCAAGTAACTATGAAGTTTTTCCTATGTTTGCATAAGCTTGTACGTACAACGAATCTTCGAACAGTGCGCTTGATGCACCGCTCCACCCACCCCCTTCCAGCCATCGCTGGTGCACCGCGCGGGAAGAAAAGAAGGGGCGCACGCCGACGCCTGGACTCCGTCTTCCTCCCCATCTCAGGCGGCCGCCGGCGCAATGCTCCGGCCACCGCCTGCCCGACCGCTCGCGCCGACGCCGGTGCATCGAAAGCAACCCCCCGTCCGCGCGCTCGAATCAGGCGAGAGTTTGGGAGGTGGGGGACTAGATTACACGGCGGAGCACTCCGGCGAGCGTGATCTGGGGGAGGAGTTGGACGGAGATCGCGATGAACTTCTTGTTTTTAGAACGAGAATCGCGGTGAACTGGGACTGATAAAAAGATAGCACGAGCAGTGTGGGCCTCGGTCGGGACTGTGAGTCTATATGGGCCGAAAGGAAGCCCAGGTCGGGACAGTAAAGGGACTATACGGGCCCCGACCCGATCTCGGAAAAAAAACCCGGCCCCGACACGACCCTCTCTCGCGATCCCGGCGCAACGGGCccggaggagacggcggcggcgtgctccccctctctcctccttgtCGGTGTGGACTGCAGCGGCGGCAGCGCGAGCTTGGAGGCGACCCGGAGGTGCAGCTGCGCGAGCTCGGCGGCAACTCCGTCTCCGGCGCCCCTCCCCCGGAAGCCGGCCTGCTCGCTGGTGCAGCCGGGCCGTGTCTCTCGCCTCTGTCCCGAACCGCACAAGGGAGGCGGGCTCGCTCCTCCGTTCTGTCCAGACGGCCGACGGGGAGAGGACCTCGCCGCCCCGCGTTGGCCTCCGACGAGCGGCCACCGGCAAGTCCCCGCTCCTTCTTTTTCCCCCCTTATCTGATTCCTTCTTGAAATCTCAGTTTACCAACGATCGTCCTGTCTAAAACTTAGGTTCGTGAGGTGAAATTTGATTGAAAAGATCCAAGGCTAACCAAGTTAGGGGAAACCATCAAATCCCCATAGGAAGAAACCTGCTCCTGTGCTCCAACTCCAACTCGGAGATCTCGGGCGGCGCCGGAGAGATGGGGGCGGAAGTCGACGCACTGTACGAGATCGGCCGCCACGCGACAGGATCCCACGAGATCCCTAGTGTGAGTGTGGAAGTCGAACCCGTCCGTTCATCCAGATTTGCATTTACCTCGGCGGCATTCGCTGTTATGTAATTCTTGCAACCGCAGGAAAGAGATGAAACCGCTCGAGCGAGCGGTGGCAGTTCAGGTGAAGGAGGACGCGTCCTCTCGTATCTCTCCTTCCAAGGTTGGATTTTTTACCCCCTACGCTCGAATCAGTTTCAAGTCCTCCAAATATCCATCCAGGAAAGGCTCCTAACAACTAGCTTCTACATGCTGCTACCGCCTTGGAAGGCGTAAGTAAGCTCAGGGAGAGGTGGAGTAGGTACAACACTCTTGGGAGTAAGCGGAGGAAGAGGGAAAATGCAGCATCCTTGTTCGTCTCGCGGAGTGCGGAGTATGTTGCTGTAGCTGTTGGGAACCGCATTTATATCTTGAGAAAGAGCGATGGCTATGAATCACCCTGCGGCATTTATACAAGTCAGTGAACTTTCTACCTGTTCCCACATTGCATCGTGTATTGTCTAgtataattcattgggaaaaattgCACAAGCTCTTACTGGTACAAGTCCTTTTGTGAaatgttatactccctccgttccaaattactcgtcgcagaaatggatgtatctaaaactaaaatacatctagatacattcatacctgtgacaagtaattcggaacggagggagtacctgtgaATCTGTGATGCTCATACATTGCATTCTTAAACATTAGCTTACACTGGGAATTGTTTAAGCTGTCTTTCTTTTGTCATGGCAATATCGTTTCATGCTTGTAGTTTTGAATAAGAGTGCTATTCTATTCACGATTGGTGATGAGCTTTAAAGAATCTGGGTGGAAAATTATTATTTTCACACTAAGTATCCAGGAAGAAAAGTTGAACTCCTATTGTAAGTTTGTTTTGTCCCTGAACATCTTGCTATTATTTGTTCATAATCACATGTTTGGCAGAAGTTATTACTTTTGAATCTCCTAAAATAATGCAGTGCAAATTCAGACTTCATAGAGCTTAGGAGCCGTAGCAGTAGATTTTATTTTCCTATCATTACCATTGATGCCAAAAAAATCTGCCACACGCCCAGACAGCCTGATCTGCTTTCTTTGATTTGCAATTTTGTTTCATAAAAATGGCAGTGCATCTTGCAGTACTGTTTCATGTGCATTGTGCTGCATTGGTTTCACATGATTATGAGGCATGGGAGTTATTAAAATTGTTGTGATATGATAGTTTAACAACTATGTCCAATTCTTTCTGGTCAGATAATAATAGAATGGCCTTTTTTACAAACGGGGCCTGGCTGGAGGACCAAGGCATTTTTGGTGTGGTTGATGATTCAAACTCACTGTGTCTCATAAAACAAAATGGAGATGTATTAACTAGGAGAACAAGCAATCAGTTGAAGCTATCTTCTCCTATCATTGATTTGCTTGTGCAGGATGCTTCAAGTTCACAAAGGTGATTCTCTGTTATTTGCTGTTAAGAGCCTTTCCTTTAAAGATGTTAATCATCATTGTTGCTAATATTTTGGCAATAGCTAATATGATCTTTGTAAATTTTATAGGGGTTTCTACATTTTTACTACTGATTGCAAGGTCCATAAATTTGATTACACTCGAGAACCAGAGGCAACTTTATACCAAGTTTCTATAGTGACTAAAGATGTGCCATCAACTAGATCTCCTCAGTTACCTCAGAGTTTGTCGTGTGTTGATTATCATCAAGATCATTCATTGGTGGTCCTAGTTGGAGATTCCACTCACTCGTCAAGCTCCAATGGCTGTTCCGGTACACCTTTGCGTTATCTGTTTTCTGCTGCTACATCCATCACTAGATATCTGTTTTGCACTATATAGCATATGTAGGGAACTTCTGCATTAGATAGCCATTGTATATTTAATATTTATTTTCTCTCTGGATAACATTTTCATCCTGGAAGAACACGTCGTGTTTTTTTGGGTAACCTACAAGAATTTTTGTAGTGGATTTTGAACATCAAAAAGCTACTGCCCAATGTTGTAGTTCTGTGGCGGAGCTACACCTTGGTCTGCAGGggccactgcccccccccccccccttcccgctACTGTTGCAGTTGTTTTTAGGGAAGGGAACCCTTGTTTCTAACTTTTTTCTCTGTTGTGTTTTAGGAGCATATTTTCTATATGTATTGCACTTCGATGAATATCTGGAACTTAGTCTTTCATTCCAAAGTGCGCCGTTGGAAGGAGTGTTTTCACCTCCTACGGATAGAAAAACTTTGGTCCCACTTCCAAAAGTCAGAATCTCACCTCAGGGCAAGCGTATTGCTACATTGGATTTGAATGGTTCTGTCGTCATCTTTGTGCTCAATGGTAATATGCGCTCTGTTTCGCTTCATCCTCACGGGAGTGGCGCTGGAACACACTTGATTGGTGTGAAGGACATCAGTTGGTGGACAGATAATATTCTCATGATTGTAAAGGAAGATGGTAGGATTAGCATGTACAGCATTGCTGAGGATATGGTAGTTTCAAAAGGTGACCTTGTTTTATCTACACCACTGTTGGAAAAGGCAAAGGCTATCGAAGGATATGCATTTGTTTTGCAATCTAGCAGACAAATGGATAATGTTCCTGGGGATCATCAACACACTGAGATGGATAAAATATTTTGGAGTCTAGTATCATTCTCCAAAGTTACAGTACTGGAGATGTACTCCGTTCTCATCAGGAAGAATCAACAAAAGGAGGCTTTGGATTTTGCCTCCCAGTATAATCTAGATAAGGATGATGTGCTTAAAGCATGCTGGTTGCACTCTGCTGGAGATATTCATGATATACAGTCATACTTGGTGAAAATCAAAGACCAAGCATTTGTATTGTCAGAATGTGTGAATAAAGTTGGACCTACAGAAGCAGCCTTGAAAGCCCTATTTTCTTTTGGCTTTCGCATGACAGACCGTTACAAGTTTTCGGAGCCGGATGATAGCGGTGATGGCTCAGCATGGGACAGTCGTATCATCAGGCTTCGTTTATTGTGGTACAACGACTTGCTGGAGACATTCTTGGGAATTAATATGGGAAGGTATGTTGTTGCCATTCTTACTGTTTTCTCTTTGCATAATAAATGCAGTCAGTTCACATTGGAAGTGTTTGCAACTATGCTCCAGCTGTTGAGCCATATTGATCCTGCAAAAGTTTACAAATATAATCGATTTAACTTTTTCCATCATACATGCATTGGCCGTTTTGAGTCTCAATGCAATATTTTAAAACGGACTATAGATACTTTTGAATACTGCTTTATTCCTCAAGCAAATCAATTACGCCTGCCACCTTTTGCAATTCCCAAATGAGCACAAAGTAATGCCAAGCTGGATCTTGGTTTGTTTAACAAGGAAGTAAAAGAGAAAATAAGGGGTAGTTAACACTTCAAGTGAATGCTTTGTGAATTTTCCAGTCTAGCTGGTGACTCGAACATATGTACTCTTACAGGTTGATGATTTTTTTCCACTTCAGAATGTCAATTTCCAACTTCAATGCACATTAGCGTTAGCTCTCATGGAAAGACACTTCACAAGTTGATTGCACAGGGGAGTTACGGACTTCTTGTAGCTAATGTGTTGTTCTTTCTATTTTTAGGTTCTCAGCTGGCGAATATAGCAAGTTCCGTTTGACGCCCCTTGTTGATACTGCTATTGTTCTAGCTGAAAGTGGCAAAATCGGAGCTCTTAATCTTCTCATGAAGCGTCATCCGTATACTATCTCTTCTGACATTTTACGTGTTCTGTCTGCAATTCCAGAAACTATTGCTGTACAGACTTATAGTCAGTTGCTTCCTGGGAAATATCCTCCTAGTGTTGTAATATTAAGAGATGGTGATTGGGTTGAATGCAAACAAATGGCAGCATATATAAACACTTCTCCTGGTCAATTGGACAAGAGGGGAGTGGTCAAAACAGAAATACTTTTGAAGCACTCAACTGGTTTCTTATGGCCATCTGCCGCTGAACTTTCGGAGTGGTACAGGAGCAGAGCTAGGGACATTGACTGCCTAAGTGGACAGCTGGAAAATTGTCTTGCCATGATAGAGCTTGCATGTCAAAAGGGGATAGTGGAGCTGCAGCCATTCTTTGATGATATGAAATACCTCTACCAAGTTGTATATTCTGATGAGTCGAATGAGTTCATAATGAACCTTGCAACCTGGGAAGATTTACCTGACTATCAAAAGTTTAAAATCATTCTAAAAGGAGCCAAAGATGATACTGTTCTTCAGCGACTAGACGATATGGCTATCCCTTTTATGAATAAGAGATTGCACTTGATCTCGTCAAGTAATGCTGACAAACAAGAAGAATCCTACCTGACTAGATGGATGAAAGAGGTTGCTACTGCAAATGAGCTGTCCATTTGCTTGTCTGTTATTGAAAACGGCTGTGGGGAGTCACCAATTTGTGGGCTCTTCAAGGATCTTAATGAGATGGTAGAGACTGCTATTTGCTGCATTTATGTATGCTCTGCAACTAACCAGTGGAATACCATGTCATCAATTTTGTCGAAGTTACTCCATAAGACAAAGAGAGAGAAATCTTTATTGGCTAGTGAAGAAGATTTCAGTTTGAAAGATGCTAAGCAAGCTCTTGGCACTTGTGTGGTTTCCTGTGATGATATGCAGCATGTGTGTGCTGATATCTTGTCTCGTCTGAGTGATAATTCAGGGGATTCTTATTGCAATGATTCAACGGCCTACCAATTTGATAACATAAAATCCCTTGATATGCGAGAGAAGATGCTAAAAGTTGCTGAAGGTCACGTAGAAGTAGGGAGGCTCTTTGCTTATTACCAGGTACTGTATCTCTTGAAAGAAAGTTTGCTGGTTAAATCAACTATGAcattgcactaaatctcctttggTTCCTTCATATATTTATTTTCACATAGGCATGCGCTTTGACCTCTCAGTAAACTACGAAGCTTAAGTAGCAGTATATTCCTTTTTATATTGGGGTTTACTTGTTATTAATAGTTTTGAGTGGTAGGATGCCTGAATGTGATTAACTGGCTACATCATTATTTGTTTTAAAACATGTCCTACTTTGGCAGGTACCAAAGCCAACACATTTCTTCCTTGCTGCACACTTAGACGAGAAGAATGTAAAACAACTTATACGGCTGATCCTGTCAAAATTTGGTAGACGTCAACCTGTTCGTTCGGACAATGAGTGGGCTAACATGTGGCGTGATTTGAAGCTCTTCCAAGAGAAGGCATTTCCTTTTCTTGATTCAGAATATATGCTTGCTGAATTCATTAGAGGGCTTCTAAAAGCTGGTAAATTCTCACTAGCCAGGAACTATCTTGGAGGTACTAGTGCAGTTTCTTTGTCCACAGAAAAAGCTGAAAATCTTGTTATCCAAGCTGCAAGGGAGTATTTCTTCTCAGCTTCAACTTTGTCCTGCAACGAAGTAAGTTCATGTCACCAAATTGTATTTCATGCAAATGCAAACCAGTATGTCGTCACTGATTAAGACTAACTTGGATTGCACAATCATTTGCAGATTTGGAAGGCTAGGGAATGCCTAAATCTGTTACCAAATAGCAAAAATGTTCAAGTGGAAACTGATATAATTGATGCTCTAACTGTCAGACTTCCTTATCTAGGGGTGACTATCCTCCCTGTTCAGTTCAGACAGGTAAAGGATCCTATGGAGATCATCCGTATGGTGATTACGAGTCAAACAGGGGCATATCTTCATTTTGAAGAGATTATTGATGTTGCTAAACTACTAGGATTAAGAAGTGAAGAAGAAATAGCTGCTGTTGAGGAGGCTATTGCTAGAGAAGCAGTAGTAAATGGTGACCTCCAGCTAGCCTTTGATCTCTGTCTAAATTTGACTAAAAAGGGTCATGGTGAAGTCTGGGATTTATGTGCTGCAATTGCAAGAGGTCCTCAGCTTGACAATTTGGATACAAGTACCCGTGAAAAGCTATTGGGCTTCTCCCTCAGCCATTGTGATGAAGAATCTGTAGGGGAACTATTGAATGCTTGGAAGGAACTTGATGTCCATGATAAATTTGAACAATTAATGGTATCAACAGGAACAAACCCTCCCAATTTCTTTGTTGATGGCTCTACATATACACCTCTTCCTGTGCAAAGTGTGCAAGACATACTTGACCTGAGAGAAGGCGTTAGCCATGATAGAGAGCATGATCATGTGGCAATTGCTAAAGAAATGCTATCAAAGGTTTGCATGGACTTCACAAATGATGATCCATATAGTCGGGAATCTACTTTTGCAGAAAATAGGAAACTATTGTCCTTCTCTGCACTGGAATTGCCATGGCTTTTGAAGTTGTCTAATGATGAGGTGCATGATGGTAACAAACATTCTTCGGAGACAAATCATCCCATCAGGAGATATCGATTTTCAACAAAAACGGAGGCAATAAATAGCATCATATATTGGCTAGGTGTAAATAGTTTTGCTCCCAGTGATGATCTAATCATGTTTCTTGCCAAGTCTGTAATGGAGCCTCccgttgatgaagatgattatgtTCTTTCCTGTTCAATTCTTCTGAATCTCATGGACCCTTTCAATGGAGTGAAAATAATAGAGGAAGAGCTCAAAAAACGAGAATGTTATCAAGAGATTAGTAACATAATGAATGTAGGAATGACATATAGCTCCCTCAACAGTTTGAAGAAAGAATGTTCTACTCCTGAACAGAGGAGAAATCTCTTGCTTCAAAAATTCCATGAGAAGTTTACCTCGATAGATTCAGGTAGGTGCACTAAAGACAATAGCTCTTCCTCTATTTATTTTCTGAATAGCTGAATCACTGCCTCAGTTTATTTTCTGAATACTTATCTAGTCCAATATTCTGTGTTCTTTTTTTCATGAGATGCTATTCATTTATATGATTTTCACTTTTCTTTACTTTTACTTTGATCAGATGATTTAGACCAGATTGATATGGCACATGCCACTTACTGGGGAGAGTGGAAATCAAAATTAGAAGAGGAGAAACGAATGGCTGACCAAGCAAGAATGCTGAAAAATGTACTGCCTGATATTGACACGTCTCGATTCTTATCTGGCGATGCTAACTATATCAAAAAGGTTGTTTTCTCCTTTGTTGACTCCGTAAAGCTGGAGAGAAAACATATACTAAAGGAAGCAGTAAAGATAGCTGAGAACTATGGCTTGCAGCAAACTGAGGTATATCTCTGCAGGGCTGCAATTTATACAGAAACATCTTATGTTTTAGTTTCCTTGTGATGTAAGCTTCTCATATCTGATATCTATATCATCTCTTGATTAATTTTAGGTGCTTTTACGATTTCTGGGCTGTGCTCTTGTCTCTGAATATTGGGATAACGATGATATTCTGAATGAAATTGCTGAATTCCGGGAGGATATTGTCAAATCAGCTAAGGGGGTGATTGATATGATATATTCAGATGTCTACCCAGAGATCGATGGGTATAATAAACAACGCCTCTCCTACATCTTTGGCATCCTTTCAGCATGTCATTCGTATCTTAAGAGGACAAGTAAGATAGAATTGACATACCAAGAACATGTTCATACACATAAGCTTGAGCCATTTCAGTATTACAAGGTCCTCGAGGAAGAGTGCAAGAAAGTCTGTTTCATTGATGGCTTAAACTACAAAAACATTGCTGGCCTGGATAATCTGAACTTTGACCACTTCAATGAAGAAGTATGCAAGAATATCCATGCTTCAACCGTCAGTGCTCTAGCTGATATGGTCCAAGCTCTTGTGAGTATGTATGTTGATTTACAGGCTAAGGGTCTTGTATCACGCCAAGGTGTTTACAAGCATTATGTTCTTGGCATGTTGGCATCTTTAGAAGGCCGCAATGAAGCACGATCAAACAGCACAGATTGTGAAAAGTTACTAGCAGTTCTTTGTGAAATTGAGTTGAACTATGATAGTTGCAAGGAGTATATCCAAACTCTTCCTGCCACAGATATTTCATACATCATTGGAAGGTATTACACACTATGTTTCCCTTGCAACTTAGCAAGAAGCCAGCCACAGGAACCTTCATGGAAGGAACCTCTCTGTATGCTGATAACGCTTTGGATTAAACTTGTTGACGACATACCAAGGCAGCCAACTGATGCTAGCTCATATGAAAGGACAGGCTACTTGGATTCGAACCAGTTAACTCACTGCATGAGTGCTTTCAGACAGCTGTTAATAAATAATGAGATAACAGTGCACCAAGGTTGGGATGCCATCTCTATGTTTGTACAAGTTGGCTTTAACAGTGAAATGATAATGGACACATCACACTTTTGCCGAGCTATGATTCTTTCTGGATGTGGTTTCAAAACTGTAGTTGAAGTGTACCATGGAGGACAGGAAAATTTGGAAAGTGTAAATGCAGACTCGAGGAATCCTTTGGATCTCTTAGAGCTCTATGGTGCTTCTACAGATGGCTGTTTGTCCGATCTGATCGAAGGCTCTTGTGAGTCTCAGGCATTGCTTCATAAGCTACTGTCTTCATTGAGCCAGTCAGTAGGGGAGCATGCTGACTCTCTTGAAATGATCCGATCTGGTGTCTGGGGAAAGTTGATAGCTTTTTCTGAGAACATGCAGCTAGGCAGCCAACTACGTGTCTATGCCCTGCAGCTGATGCAGTGTATTACGGGAAGAAACCTCAAAAGCCTTCCAAATGAGATTGTTTCCCAGGTTGAGCCATGGGAATCATGGTATGAGCCTGGAACAAGTGATTCCTTAGCTGATGAGGGCAGTACTCCCTCTTGCAGCATCACAGCGAGTCTAGTGGCACTCAGATCTAATCAGATGGTCACTGCAGTTCTGCCAGATGCTAGTATCACGCCCGAAAACTTGTCGAGTCTTGACTCTGCAGTATCTTGCTTCTTACATTTGTCGGAACGTGCTTCTTCTGTTGAGAGTGTTGCTGTTCTGGAAGCAGTGCTAGAAGAGTGGGAGCAACTGTTCTCTTCACCAAAAGAAGAATATGTTCAGCCTCAGGATTCGCCAAAAGAAGCAAGCGACTGGAGTGATGGATGGGATGATGGCTGGGAGGCCCTACCAGAAGAGTTGGAGAATCCAGCGCAAAAGCAAGATGGTGCGTCGTCATTATCTGTCCATCCTCTCCACAGTTGTTGGATGGAGATCATCAGAAAACTTGCTGGGCTTGGTGAGCTCCAGAAGATCATTGAGCTTCTAGATCGAGCATCCTCAAAGCATAGCAGGTTGCTAGAGGACGAAGAAGCACACCGCTTGCTTGAACTCCTTTCCGCAGCACCCAACTGCTTCATGGCTCTGAAAATCATGCTGCTGCTCCCATACGAAGCTCCACAGCTGCAGTGCCTGCAGACGGTCGAGGCGAAAATCAGGGAAGGAACTGCGTCCACCTCATCGAATGCCGACGACCACGAGCTGCTGGCGTTGGTCCTCTCATCCGGAGCCCTGCAGAAGATGGCTGGAGAAGAGGGGTACCCGAAACTCTTCTCTCACACATGCCACCTCGTCGGACATCTCGCGAGGTCGTTCCAGGGCGATCTCTGCGCACACTGGGAAGCCGAATCTAAGATGGATCAGAAGTCTCTGCTATTCGGCAAGGTGCTGCTCCCGTGCTTCATATCTGAGCTGGTGCTCAAAGGGCAGTATCTGTTGGCTGGGTTCATCGTCTCGAGATGGatgcacacacccgcatccctTGGTCTGATAGATGTCGTCGAGCCCAGTTTGCGGCGCTTCCTGGAAGGTCAGGTCGCTCAGGCTCAGGCTCAGCAGCAGGTGGGAGAGAGCGACGCTTCTTTTGCTGAAGACGAGCTGTCTATTGGCCGCACAATGTCCAGCCTAAGGTTGAAACTGGTTTCTCTTTTGCAAGCGGCGTTGGTAGCCCTTCCGAGCCAAGAGCCTTAGATATCAAGTCTGTCTGGTGTACATTTGTTTAACTAAACGCTGCTGGACCGGTGTAACTCGATGTAAACTGTAGCATGGTGAATATTACAAATGT
This window contains:
- the LOC123128579 gene encoding MAG2-interacting protein 2, which gives rise to MGAEVDALYEIGRHATGSHEIPSERDETARASGGSSGEGGRVLSYLSFQGVSKLRERWSRYNTLGSKRRKRENAASLFVSRSAEYVAVAVGNRIYILRKSDGYESPCGIYTNNNRMAFFTNGAWLEDQGIFGVVDDSNSLCLIKQNGDVLTRRTSNQLKLSSPIIDLLVQDASSSQRGFYIFTTDCKVHKFDYTREPEATLYQVSIVTKDVPSTRSPQLPQSLSCVDYHQDHSLVVLVGDSTHSSSSNGCSGAYFLYVLHFDEYLELSLSFQSAPLEGVFSPPTDRKTLVPLPKVRISPQGKRIATLDLNGSVVIFVLNGNMRSVSLHPHGSGAGTHLIGVKDISWWTDNILMIVKEDGRISMYSIAEDMVVSKGDLVLSTPLLEKAKAIEGYAFVLQSSRQMDNVPGDHQHTEMDKIFWSLVSFSKVTVLEMYSVLIRKNQQKEALDFASQYNLDKDDVLKACWLHSAGDIHDIQSYLVKIKDQAFVLSECVNKVGPTEAALKALFSFGFRMTDRYKFSEPDDSGDGSAWDSRIIRLRLLWYNDLLETFLGINMGRFSAGEYSKFRLTPLVDTAIVLAESGKIGALNLLMKRHPYTISSDILRVLSAIPETIAVQTYSQLLPGKYPPSVVILRDGDWVECKQMAAYINTSPGQLDKRGVVKTEILLKHSTGFLWPSAAELSEWYRSRARDIDCLSGQLENCLAMIELACQKGIVELQPFFDDMKYLYQVVYSDESNEFIMNLATWEDLPDYQKFKIILKGAKDDTVLQRLDDMAIPFMNKRLHLISSSNADKQEESYLTRWMKEVATANELSICLSVIENGCGESPICGLFKDLNEMVETAICCIYVCSATNQWNTMSSILSKLLHKTKREKSLLASEEDFSLKDAKQALGTCVVSCDDMQHVCADILSRLSDNSGDSYCNDSTAYQFDNIKSLDMREKMLKVAEGHVEVGRLFAYYQVPKPTHFFLAAHLDEKNVKQLIRLILSKFGRRQPVRSDNEWANMWRDLKLFQEKAFPFLDSEYMLAEFIRGLLKAGKFSLARNYLGGTSAVSLSTEKAENLVIQAAREYFFSASTLSCNEIWKARECLNLLPNSKNVQVETDIIDALTVRLPYLGVTILPVQFRQVKDPMEIIRMVITSQTGAYLHFEEIIDVAKLLGLRSEEEIAAVEEAIAREAVVNGDLQLAFDLCLNLTKKGHGEVWDLCAAIARGPQLDNLDTSTREKLLGFSLSHCDEESVGELLNAWKELDVHDKFEQLMVSTGTNPPNFFVDGSTYTPLPVQSVQDILDLREGVSHDREHDHVAIAKEMLSKVCMDFTNDDPYSRESTFAENRKLLSFSALELPWLLKLSNDEVHDGNKHSSETNHPIRRYRFSTKTEAINSIIYWLGVNSFAPSDDLIMFLAKSVMEPPVDEDDYVLSCSILLNLMDPFNGVKIIEEELKKRECYQEISNIMNVGMTYSSLNSLKKECSTPEQRRNLLLQKFHEKFTSIDSDDLDQIDMAHATYWGEWKSKLEEEKRMADQARMLKNVLPDIDTSRFLSGDANYIKKVVFSFVDSVKLERKHILKEAVKIAENYGLQQTEVLLRFLGCALVSEYWDNDDILNEIAEFREDIVKSAKGVIDMIYSDVYPEIDGYNKQRLSYIFGILSACHSYLKRTSKIELTYQEHVHTHKLEPFQYYKVLEEECKKVCFIDGLNYKNIAGLDNLNFDHFNEEVCKNIHASTVSALADMVQALVSMYVDLQAKGLVSRQGVYKHYVLGMLASLEGRNEARSNSTDCEKLLAVLCEIELNYDSCKEYIQTLPATDISYIIGRYYTLCFPCNLARSQPQEPSWKEPLCMLITLWIKLVDDIPRQPTDASSYERTGYLDSNQLTHCMSAFRQLLINNEITVHQGWDAISMFVQVGFNSEMIMDTSHFCRAMILSGCGFKTVVEVYHGGQENLESVNADSRNPLDLLELYGASTDGCLSDLIEGSCESQALLHKLLSSLSQSVGEHADSLEMIRSGVWGKLIAFSENMQLGSQLRVYALQLMQCITGRNLKSLPNEIVSQVEPWESWYEPGTSDSLADEGSTPSCSITASLVALRSNQMVTAVLPDASITPENLSSLDSAVSCFLHLSERASSVESVAVLEAVLEEWEQLFSSPKEEYVQPQDSPKEASDWSDGWDDGWEALPEELENPAQKQDGASSLSVHPLHSCWMEIIRKLAGLGELQKIIELLDRASSKHSRLLEDEEAHRLLELLSAAPNCFMALKIMLLLPYEAPQLQCLQTVEAKIREGTASTSSNADDHELLALVLSSGALQKMAGEEGYPKLFSHTCHLVGHLARSFQGDLCAHWEAESKMDQKSLLFGKVLLPCFISELVLKGQYLLAGFIVSRWMHTPASLGLIDVVEPSLRRFLEGQVAQAQAQQQVGESDASFAEDELSIGRTMSSLRLKLVSLLQAALVALPSQEP